In Dromiciops gliroides isolate mDroGli1 chromosome 5, mDroGli1.pri, whole genome shotgun sequence, the following are encoded in one genomic region:
- the PHB2 gene encoding prohibitin-2 — protein MAQNLKDFAGRLPAGPRGMGTALKLLLGAGAVAYGVRESVFTVEGGQRAIFFNRIGGVQQDTILAEGLHFRIPWFQYPIIYDIRARPRKISSPTGSKDLQMVNISLRVLSRPNALELPSMYQRLGLDYEERVLPSIVNEVLKSVVAKFNASQLITQRAQVSLLIRRELTERAKDFSLILDDVAITELSFSREYTAAVEAKQVAQQEAQRAQFLVEKAKQEQRQKIVQAEGEAEAAKMLGEALSKNPGYIKLRKIRAAQNISKTIATSQNRIYLTADNLVLNLQDESFTRGSDSLIKGKK, from the exons ATGGCCCAGAACCTGAAGGACTTCGCGGGGCGCCTGCCCGCCGGGCCCCGAGGCATGGGCACGGCGCTGAAGCTGCTGCTCGGGGCCGGGGCCGTGGCCTACGGAGTCCGAGAGTCCGTGTTCACTG TGGAAGGTGGCCAAAGAGCCATCTTCTTTAACCGAATTGGGGGTGTGCAGCAGGACACTATCCTCGCAGAAGGACTGCACTTCAG gaTCCCCTGGTTCCAGTACCCCATCATCTATGACATTCGTGCCCGGCCCCGCAAGATCTCTTCTCCCACAGGCTCCAAAG ACCTTCAGATGGTGAACATTTCCCTGCGAGTGCTTTCCCGCCCCAACGCCCTGGAGTTGCCCAGCATGTACCAGCGTCTGGGGTTGGACTATGAGGAGCGGGTGTTGCCCTCTATTGTGAATGAGGTGCTCAAGAGTGTTGTGGCCAAGTTTAACGCCTCACAGCTCATCACACAGCGGGCCCAG GTGTCCTTGTTGATCCGGCGGGAGCTGACAGAGCGGGCCAAGGACTTCAGCCTCATCCTGGACGATGTAGCCATCACAGAGCTGAGCTTCAGCAGAGAGTACACGGCCGCTGTGGAGGCCAAACAAGTGG CCCAGCAGGAGGCCCAGAGAGCTCAGTTTCTGGTGGAAAAGGCAAAACAGGAACAACGGCAGAAGATCGTCCAAGCAGAGGGTGAAGCCGAGGCCGCCAAGATG CTCGGGGAAGCTCTGAGCAAGAACCCTGGCTACATCAAGCTTCGGAAGATCCGAGCTGCCCAGAACATCTCCAAAACT ATCGCCACATCTCAGAACCGAATCTATCTCACTGCTGACAACCTCGTGCTGAACTTACAGGATGAAAGCTTCACGCG GGGAAG TGACAGCCTCATCAAGGGCAAGAAGTAG
- the EMG1 gene encoding ribosomal RNA small subunit methyltransferase NEP1 produces the protein MPGCKMAAPSDGFQTRERRNREPEREWDAVEPKRPRLGAGSKIGGRRLVVVLEGASLETVKVGKTYELLNCDKHKSILLKNGRDPGEVRPDIAHQSLLMLMDSPLNRAGLLQVYIHTQKNVLIEVNPQTRIPRTFDRFCGLMVQLLHKLSVRAADGPQKLLKVIKNPVSDHFPAGCMKIGTSFSVPVVSDVKELAPSSDPIVFVVGAFAHGSINVDYTEKMVSISNYPLSAALTCAKLTTAFEEAWGII, from the exons ATGCCCGGTTGTAAGATGGCGGCGCCCAGTGATGGTTTCCAGACACGTGAACGGCGCAATCGGGAGCCGGAGCGAGAATGGGATGCGGTGGAACCGAAACGGCCCCGCCTCGGAGCGGGGAGCAAAATCGGGGGTCGGAGGCTCGTGGTGGTGCTGGAAGGGGCCAGCCTGGAGACTGTCAAG gtaGGGAAAACCTATGAGCTGCTCAACTGTGACAAACACAAATCTATACTTTTGAAAAATGGACGGGACCCTGGAGAAGTCAGACCTGACATAGCCCACCAG AGCTTGTTGATGCTGATGGACAGCCCCCTGAACCGTGCTGGCTTGCTCCAGGTTTATATCCATACTCAAAAAAATGTTCTGATTGAGGTGAACCCCCAGACTCGGATTCCTCGGACCTTTGACCGCTTCTGTGGCCTCATGG TTCAGCTCCTGCACAAACTCAGTGTTCGAGCAGCTGATGGCCCCCAGAAGCTGTTGAAG GTGATTAAGAATCCAGTGTCAGACCATTTTCCTGCAGGCTGTATGAAGATTGGCACTTCCTTTTCTGTCCCTGTTGTCAGTGATGTTAAAGAGCTGGCTCCCAGCAGTGACCCTATTGTCTTTGTCGTTGGGGCCTTTGCCCATGGCTCG aTCAATGTGGATTACACAGAGAAGATGGTATCCATCAGCAACTATCCCCTTTCTGCTGCTCTTACCTGTGCCAAACTTACCACAGCCTTTGAGGAAGCATGGGGTATCATTTAA